The following nucleotide sequence is from Apium graveolens cultivar Ventura chromosome 4, ASM990537v1, whole genome shotgun sequence.
ATTTATTACTTGGATTGTATTTGCGGTTTATTTACATATGAGAACCAATATAAATTTACACACGTTGAAGTTTCCGCAACTGTGGCGTCTACGAGCTTTCTTATAATTTGGATATGCTATTTTGGGGTAAATCTATTAGGTCAAAAcaaatatattcattatctagTTATTCTCTAGATAATAATTagataatataatatatattatctagagaaaccaaaaatatatatatagataaaaaATATGCGAAAATCGTACAAAACCTtactattaaaataaaatttaattttttctattAATTTGTCAAACTTGAGTAAAGAATACTTCGAAATTCCATTTTCAAATTAGAATAAAACTAGTaattaattaaagtaattattaattaatctGTTAAAAGATACAcattttgttaaaaaaaaataTTCGTGATCTTGTTATTAAACTTACTTTGATTTTATTTTACCATTTTTGATAATTACCCcctttttaaattatatataaaattttaaatattataatgtTTCCTAGAAATGTTTTTTTATTGAAACGGAAACTAATCAATCAGTTTCATAATGAAACTAGTTAAGGATTTGGAACAAACTGACTAAAAAGCGAGATTGTGTGCCTATGGGCACATGCTAAGAGGTGTTCACAAAATATTGGTGTAGCGCTCATTAATAATGATGGACCCCCTACATGCAAAAAATCTccaccaataattttttttacaacTCATCAATAACACGTTATTACCATGTGCCCATGAGCACACTAGACTAACTGTTCACTTTTACTTTTTCGGTTTGTCTACTGTGTGACCATAGGTACATGCTAAGAAAGTGTGATAGATAGAGTTGTAAAAATTTGATTGGTGAGGATTTTTGTGCATATAGGGGGTCCATCATTATTAATGAACTATCCACCAATCAAATTTTTACAACTTATCTatcatacttccttaacatgtGTCCATGGAACACAATAGAAGAATCCTTACTTTTTATGTTTTATTATGAATGTAACACATCATCCTCTTGAATAAATCATTTAAATCATGGTAAACATGATTTGTTTTGCTTTTCTTAGGCTATCTCCAACAGTTGTGATCCAAAAATACAAATTTTGATCACCAACTGATCCAAATTTCTGAGCAACTCCAATAGTTTGATCCAAATTACTTTTTTAcgtataataatatataaatatcatattaagtaattttatcttaaatttatcgTTTAATCATTATTAGCCATTTATAtaacatttcataaattaattaaatcaacaTCAAATAATAAAcgtaaaaatattaaaattgtgcacttaattcacgaaaaacacattcattgcaataattaacatacaaaatatTATTGATACACACTAATTTTCCGAATTATTATATTATTTCCACAAATGCTCAATTAATGCATCTTTAAGTGCAATATGTGtctctttatttttattttttttggtgGTCCAGGAATTCTAGGAATCGAGTATTTTCATCGATCAGAATAGTCTCAACTTCTGGATCCGGCACTTTTGACTCTTTAATGtacttttatttaaattttaataaaattatattttctcattattttaagttttagtttaaaaataaaatttgttaACTTTTAATTATATtctgttattaattatataattaaaaaatttaaaattaatttaaaatctcataaactacaaataacaaaaccattattttatattaaacgAAGTGATCCAAATTTGAATTGGATCGGTATGGTTCACTGATCTAAATTTGGATTATTATTGAAGGAGAATTTAAGGCTAATTTGTtccaaatttgaatttttggatTATGTTGAGTAAAAAGAGTTGCATACTTGCATATGTTAGCACAGTTGAATTATGTGCACAACCATCAGCATTAAATACACAATGCTCACGTAAATTCAATAAATCCTATATATAACCTGAAAATTAAATTCCTAGTACTAGCGGTATGAATTCACCGTCACGCATGAGCTGGTAATGAACTGTACTAAACAATGATGAATACACACACATACTTAAAAAGAAGTAAGAGACAACCAACATATAGTAGTGGGAACAAGTGAAAATAGTATCTATCTTTGTGCATATCCAACTGGACAGATTCTTTGTTGGCCCAATGCCATCTGTAATCTCAGTCTAATGTTTGAAAACAAGAGCTCGAATTAGGAGTTAAGTCACCTTCCAGGATGCATCTTTAGTCCAAATTTATTGACCACTTGCACCTTTCTTTATAAGTAATTACTCTTGCATTCAATAGAAGTCGAGCTATTGACCTCCAGCACGGGGAGAAAGGCTCAACTACTGCACCAATTATTAACCTCTCATATGGGGAGAATGGCTCAACTACCGCACCAATTATTAACCTCTCGTTTGGGAAGAAGGGTCCCACTACTGCACCAACTATTAACCTCCCGCATGGGGAAAACTTAACCACTGCATCAACCTTTTGTTAACCTGCACCTCTTACATATTCAACTCAAATTATATGTTTAGATGCCAGCCCATAGTTTGTCATCCTATGACCATTAAGTCCAATTCTCCTCATTACTCTCACTATAAATCCCTCACTTGTTCTTCTACTCTTTTTCACCTCAACCTAGCTAGCTTTCTTTAGTCCTCTGTTTCTTGATCCATGGCAGCATTCTCAAGAGCTTTTGCAGTTGTTCTGCTTCTCATTTTCATCACAGACTTCCAACAAATTGTAATGTTTATGTAAAGTCAAGTGATTACATATTATGTACAAATATGGTATACACTGTTTATGCTGCACTTTGTGATGAAATGTTTTTGTTATGCAGGTAGGATTGAATGGTCCAGTAGCTAGTCCGGTGGCATCACCGAGCATCAACTGCACGGCGTCGTGTGATACGAGATGCAGTGAAACAAAGAGGCCAAACCTGTGCAAGAGAGCCTGTGGAAGCTGCTGCGCAAAGTGTCACTGTGTTCCACCAGGGACTTATGGGAATTATGAGGCCTGTCCTTGCTACTTCAACCTCAAGACTCATAATGACACCCGCAAATGTCCTTAAATATCATCATGATCAACCTTATATATGCGTGTCactcttatatatatatgtgtgtgttgtCTTGGTTAATTTTACTCTAGATTTCAATATGTTGAAGTGAGGCGAAAAGTACTGATGTATGTGGATTTTGGAAGGATGAGATTGTAAAAGAATAATAGCCAAATGTTCTGCTGTATTCTAACAGACtgttgatgatttctcaaccGAAGTGTCATAAAATCGGAAGCAAGCTCTATGAAGAAACATATAGTATTAAATTACAAGCTAAGTGAAGCTTTCCAGAACAAATCTACTGAACACCCTGCCTCTAGAAACATGACAGTGGACTGGAAACCTACGAGTACAAGAAAATAGTTTGTGCTATTGCTTAGCAATCGCATAAACTTGTGTCACCTCTAAACTTTACTACTAGTTTTGCATTGTTGTTTTAGGGTGGTGCTAAATGCAGTCGGTGCAGTAACCTCAAATTACTTTTAAGACCCCATAGGTGTTAAATGCATAGCCTTGTGAATCTAATATGCATAGAATTCAACTAGCTGCTTTTATTATGTACTAGTATGTATTTTGAACATTTTAAATTTAGTTCACAAATTACTCAATATACATTTTTTTTTCATTTAAAcataattttatttatcttttcaatataatttttttatattttaaaattatactaaaatatctaattattttttcaatatcctttttatttcggatataattaaatatatttcGGACGAATATCGAATTTTTTTACCAATTTAATATATCCAACACTACTTATTATGTACTTCATCCGTCCCATACGAAATATACATTGAGAATGAGGATAACGCTCTTTTATAACATATTTgcataaattattttaagttattttttcttctaaataaaattTTGATATTTGAAGTTTAATacacaaaaaaaaaaaattaaactgagttatgaaaatttgttttttattcatcttaaaatgcgtgtcgaacaTTGAAAAAACTCTATACAATTGAACATGATGGAGTGAGTATTTGATATTCAAGATTTTATTAAGATTGTTaaaattttgtttttataaaaaagAATGTTTTTTTCAACTAatcatttataaaaaatattttgaatcAATTTAAAAACTTCCAAAATAGatatcaaaattttaaaataataaaattttaatttgacGACTCTTACTATTTAAGCATAACAATTACAAACGGATCTGAACAAGTttagaaaacaaaaaaaaatatccCAGATTTACACTGAAAAGAAGCAAATGTATAACATTAAACATGCACGGTTATTTTTGTTGGACGGAAAATGAGGAAGGCTATTATAGTAATTACTTAGTACTGCGTGAAGCAATTATTTACTGCATTTAGCAATTATGTTGTTGTAAACATTTTGCCAAAATAAGCGATGTGAATTTTTTTTAATCTAAGATTTATTCAATGTGGATTTGAGAAAATTATGTAGTCCACAAGCATTTCGATGTGGAGTAGTCTTTTAGAATCCAGTGTACTGATTTTAGATATTACAAAGTTCAATAAAATCCAAATGgtattcaatttaaattttaaaaaattggtCTATGATGGTATTTGAAAATTCaatagaatattttatttttgattgGATAATGTATTTCGATAAAATTTTTATTGTATTATATATGTATTGAAATTTGAATACAATTTaggaaattttgaaaaatttgtCGAAAACTCGATTTACATAAATAATATTCTACGAGATTTTACATCAATTTTGTCTAACTCTGTGTAGAATTATAACTCACAACTATCAAATTCATAAGTTATTATCGATCTATCAAAATCTAGATGGAAAAGAAAATTCGTAAATTTttaacttaaatataaaaaatgattttgaaagagaAGAAAAGACAAAGGTGAGAAGTGAGAACAAATGGGCTTATTTGACTGATGGCTTATAAGCGTTTTATTGACTTATAAGCTCGTAATTAATTATTGATCTAAGTTAAATGGTAGTAACAAAGTatattttctcaatttttttattttttcgtTTTTAattaactttattttaaaatatctATTTGTAAATACTTTTCTAATTTAAAATTAACGAATTAAAGTAATTGTATTTAAAAATTAGTTATTTTAGTTTAATTTAGTAAAAAAAAATTTGACttgtaaataaaattatttaaacacTTCTATGGGAATTTGTTAAATATATccatattttatatatatttattttaaaaatacggTTAAAGTTGAGTACATAAGTGCTTGAACATGCATTGAGGTTACAAATGTTGCAGATAAGATTGCacttaattttttaaaatattttcagcAAATAAGTATTTgtctatttattaattataacttataagtcaGTTTTACATTTCAAAGACAATGATCGAGTTCTTATTGAAGTTAGAAAACTAATTATGAACCAAGCCAGCCTGAAATCACTGGGCTAAAACAATCCCAAACATAAACCTTATAAATAAGCCCAACATAGCACAAAGAAAGAAATACAGAAGCCCGACAAAAAATACCTCATCAATTTGAATTGTACATTCAACGGCTAGTTTCTAATCTGTGCCTAAACACGCTCTAACGGTCATATTATCCCCGTTCTAAGCCCTAATTGCATCAAACCACCTATATAAATCCCTCTCTGTCTCCATCTCCACACAATATTCATTCTCAATTTTTCAGCATTCTCCTCCTCCTAAACAAAAATCATCCGTAGCAATTGTTTTCAATCGATTTTTCGAGAATGGAGACTCCATCTTCCATTAGAAGGGTTACAAGATCACAAGCTCTCGCTGCTTCCGCCAACAACAGCACCAACATACCCTTGTCCAGTAAGTCCCAATTCTTGATATTTCATTTTTCGGCATCAATTTTTTTTTGTTGTAGTACTAATTATTTCGATTTTCTCGCGAATTGATTCAATTTTTTGTTGTAGAACTAGTTAGTTCAATTTTCTTGCGAATTGATTCAATTTTTTGTTGTAGTACTAGTTATTTCGATTTTTTTTTAGAACTAATTATTTCGATTTTCTTGCGAATTCATTCAATTTTTTGTTGTAGTACTAGTTAGTTCTATTTTATTGCGAATTGATTTAATTTTTTGTACTAGTTCTAATTATTTCGGTTTTCTTGTGAATTGATTTAATTGTTTGGTGTAGTACTAATTGCTTCGATTTTCTTGCAAATTCTTGATTGTTTCAGAAAAAGTTGAGGGAACTGAACAGGGGATTGTGAAATCAAAACAGAGGACTGGACAAGATCGATCTGCTTTATTCGATATAACGAATGATTCACCGATTGTTGGGCTTGCTATGGGGAGTTTGGAGACCCCATCATCGTATGTTTCGAAGAGGAAGAATTGTGGTTCAATCTCCAAGAATGCTGGTACTCCTGGTTCTGGAGAGGCTTTGTTGAGAGGTCAAGTGAAGACCCTATTGCAGAAAGTTGAAGAAGAGGCTGAGATTTCGAAGATTTCTGTTAATGGTGGTATTAGGCCTTTTTATCGTGGCGTGATCATAGGCCTTCCTGCTCCAACTCCTAACAATACTCCTCAGGTTTCGAATCAAACTGGAAATGGAAGTGTTGAAAACAAGGGTTTAGCATCTGTTACTTCCTCACCTGTCCCTGAAGAGTTTGCTTTTTTTCAGGTTTGTTTTTCGATTTCTTATTTTGggtgtttttgtttttattaataattttactGTTTGATTAAGACTAATTGTGATTGTCATTATTATGTTTTTGACAGGTTGTTACTGAGATATTTGAAGGGCAGAAGAATGAAGAGTCTGTTACAAGGTCTTTATTATTCGATTTCTCTGAAAAATCCGAAGGCTCTGTGGATTCTTCATCTGATTGCACCTCTGTGTTGACTTGTGATGGAGAGAGTGGTGCAAGTAAGGTGAAGTCAGctactgatgatgatgatgcaTCTATCTGGTCAATTCAAGTGAATGCGAGTACTAAGGATGAGGAAGACGACGATGTTGAAGATGAAATGTACGACGAAGAAGAGGAGGAGGCTTATGATGAAGAGGAAGAAGATTATTGTGATGATGCAATTCTGGATGGTTTGTGTGAAGGACTGAGCAAGGTCAGTGTTAATGGAGTGGAATTTGCTGGGAAGCACACGAGGTTCGTGTATAACAGCGATGATGAGCTTGAAGGCGAAAAGGACTGTGATGCTGGTAATGATGATGGTGTCTTGAAGTTGAAAGGCTTGCCAACACCAAAGGGAAAGCATGTGCGTTTCCCAACTGAGGACTGAGCTTCTCAATTGGCTTCATTAGTTGATTCTTGCTGTTGGTTGTCTTTCTTGTGACACCGACCATAATGTGTCTGTTTTCAGTTTCTTTTCCGTTCTAAATGTCGTAACTTGAAACTTTTGATTACTTGGAAACATTTTATTCCAATATATGCTATTTGAATTCATCCATTTCTATAGTATTGTTTGTTCGAAAATTTTTGTTTGTGTATCGAACAACTGGTTTAGATCAATTTTTTGTTGCATAGATGTTAAAAGGTCTATTCTGAAATCTATCAGTTAGAAAATGATGTATCCTGTGTTAAGCATGTAGCAAAATGGGGGTAATGTGTATGGTATAAGAAACAAATGCTTGTTTGAACATAATCGGGTGATTATGAACTTGACAACAACCAAAATGGCGGTAATGTGCCCGTATTATATGTGATTACTTCAGAGATTAAGAATAATTATTTGTAGGAGGGTCCAAATCAaaggcatatatatatataggtagacATGATCAGCAACCACTGTATGAAGAATTTAGATGGCTGCTAAGTAATGGATTAGGACTAATGAAACTGAATTTGATGGGGCAACAACCAATACCATCAGTCAATCACCCTCAATTAACAGAATTTGCTTCTAGTGAAGTGGACGCAAAGGCATCAACTCCATCATatcaatttttatattattaCTCTAACCAACCCATATAAACCTCACCGTACATCATTATCAAATATTTACTACTTGCATGTATATATGCTTGCCAAATTACATTCACCATTCACCAGTCAAGAAGATCTTCACATAGAAAGATGGAAAGAGAAGAGGGTGTAGTCGTGAGAGGCAATGTCGAGATTGACATGCGCCAACCTTTCCGGTCAGTTAAGGAAGCTGTTTCTTTGTTTGGAGAAAGAGTTTTAGTTGGGGAAATCTATGGCAGCAAACTCAAGGAGGTATAGTGTGCAAAATATTGTTCATGCAAATTATTTTTCTGTCATATATTTCGAGTGGTACATCGTCATATGTTTCGAGTGGTACATTCTTGGCATGTTCAGTTTGTTTGGTTTTATTTTAACTTTTCCTGTTTCAACATGCATTATAACATGCAGATGCAAATCAAAGCTACAGGTGATCAAGGCGGGGAATACCAATCCAGAGTAAGAGAAGTAGAGAATGAGCTACAAGATTCAAAGGAAAGCCTTGAAAAAGCTAAAGAAGAAGACAAATTGATGACATACCTCCTCAAATCTTTGAAGCAAGAACTTGAACAAACAAAACAGGAGCTAGAACAAATGAAGTTCTCAAGAGAATTTGAGAAACAGATAATCATCAGCAATGATCCCGAAGTTGAAGACGAAGAGCTTAAGTTCATAGAAACTATTGCATGCAGTACCCCTCAAGCTGATTTAAGAAAAGCAGACAAGGAAGGAGTGTCACTGCAGAGGAACAATAATAGGTCAGTTAAGTTTCCAAGTACTCCTTTGCTAGCCAAGGTAATCGTTAACAGAGATGTTGTTGCCGATCAAGGAGCTCTAGTAACATCATCTCCTGCACCTAATTATCTCAAAAAGAAGTCCAGAAGGAAGCCTATTGGCGCGCTAATTAGCGCCATATTCTCAAAAAAGAAAGCTAATCAAGAAGTCCAAATACAGCCTCCTAAGGTCTTTAAGTGAGCATGCTGAGATCATTCATGCCCATTCCTTTACCCGAACTGAGTCTGCACAACATTGAGCAATGCTGAGATCATGACAGTGGTGATGGAGATGCCATATCATTTTATTGTACCGAAGACAAATAAACAAATCCTTGCTTTCTAAGCTAGTTCTCTGTAATTTTGAAACGCCCCATGGTTTTATTTCATAGAAATTATAAAACGTTTTTCTCGGAGATATCTGATATCCATATTTTTTTTATCTGTTGGCCGCAGTATTATGGGTTAGATAGTTAGAGATTGTGTGACAGTGCAATGAACATCTGCGAAATTGCATATCTGAAAATGTAATCACCAGAAGCACCAAAACTAAAATGCAGGTAGAGTCTATTCTACAGATGTTGTTCTGCTATAAAAATTCTGGCACACTTTTGAAGTTAAAAAATCACAAGGGTAAGATTTGTTAACAGACAAGTAAGATTATAATGGTTATAAGGTATTCTTGATAAAAATGTAGGTGCATTGAACATTCACCTACAAACAACTACAAAGATTTAAAAATCAATGTCGGTAATTAGTCTGGTTGATAGACAACTGATTGATGATACTATATATTTATGTGTGGCTAGAGAAATGTGTTGTGGCGAGACATCAAAGTACGAGAGAGTTGATGTTTCTTGATTcatatatatacaaaaaaatTATGCACATGTATGCATGTGAAACACTGACTCTCCCTCGTCTCCCATTCAAGACAAATTTTTGTTGACCTCTGCCCATTCCTTTAAAGCTTCATCGGCGCACTAGCTTTGAACTCATGTTTTGGAAACAGAGAACACAAGAGATAAAAGACTAGTAAAAGATTAATCTAGACTCGATTACTTGACATGTTATCAAATTTCACGGAAGAATTTCGGATTCGTATCGAAGATATGTTCCTCTACTAACTTAAAAATTTAGAGCAAATGGTTACTTAATAGTCTCTGTAAATTTTTTTAACTTTTGTATAATGCGCATGATTCGGTTTGAATAACGTTTTTAGTACCGCATAATATCAACATTTTTTACTATAAAATACTTCCAATTTTTGCCTTGATTCGAGCAAGAGAAGAAAATTGATAACATTATATAATTAAACAGCATAAAGAAATAGGAAAATAAATACTTGGAGTCAAGTTAGAGCAACCAAGAAAGTCCAAATTCAAACCATTCTTTCGGCCTCTTTTATGGTTTTCTTGGACGCAGTCCTCCTTAAAAACAATATAAATATGACTAATATATACAAGAGTATATTTGTTAGTTGTGAATCACTTTTTGAAAAGATTTTTGACTCCTCACCAAAGATTTCTATGCAATTATAAATTCATTACTTTTGCACATTGGATGCTCTTTTTATTTTAGTGATAGAAATCActgattaaatattatttaatggATAATTGAAGCTTAAGATTAAGAGGTGTAAAATATGTAGAATTGAAACAATTTTTTTGATAAAACGAATATAAATTATAGTATTTTCCTTGGCCCAAAACCAAAATGCCCTGTAGTGCATGTCTAATTGTCCATTATTAAGTACTCATTTGAAGCTTAATCATACAGCTACTTTAATAATCCTACATTTGTTAATTATGATTAGTCACGGTTCCTTGTATAAAACTACTCCATCCCACATGATGTGGAAATTTTAGCCGTTTCTTTAAGTTAACACCAGATATTAATTAAAGAAAATAAGTATAATCTTAAGTTATAGTCATAAAGATGATCTAGAATAAATGATCGTTATATCATAAAATTCTACGATAGTGATGATTCTATATATGCCCCATTTTACCATAAACATGCGATCGAAATTTTTCGAGATAAAATATGCTAAAACAACTGCTTTTCGTGATAAAATAGGCTACCACAACAACTGCAGTGTTTCACAACTGCATGCATATATATAATTATGGTATATAATATTGAAACTCACCATCGAATGCGTATCGGATTCAACAACTCATCACACGTCAATGCGAAATAACTAGCAATTTGGTAGTTATTAACTTGTATTTATAAAAATCTCACGTATTCTTATTTTTATCGACGTGCGATGTTACATGATAGGTCAGCCCCACAACAACTCACACACGCCAAAACAACTCACACAAGCCAAGTTTGATCTCACATATACTTATATTGGACTTCTAGTTTACTAGACCACATACACTAGCTAAATTATATAACATGTGCTATTATGCTTTCTACTAGCTAGATTCTTGATCACTCATAATACAAAAAACCTCAATCATATGTTGTGTTCATATTCTCTCCTAGGCTAGAACAAAAGACAAGCAGAGCCAAAACAAAATGGACACGCCTATAGATATGAGAAGATCAAGTAACATGAAAACCAGTTTTTGCATACCAAGGCTCAGAGGCAGCACCAGAAAATCAACACGGTTGATATCTCCCATGTCACTGCTCGAGCGTTTCCGTGTCGCGGTTTTTAGATTGATCATGATGCAGTCTGCATTGTCCAAGGGAACAACACGTGAAAAGAAAACATCATCCGCGGTTCCTCAGTATCATCATCGCTCTTGCTACTCTTATGATTCTCATCAGAATGAAGCAGTTGCTGATTGCATAGAGTTCATCAAAAAATCGTCTACTATCGACGACGAGGATACTGCTAGTAATAATGGTAGCAGGTCTCCAATGGATGGTGCCTTGACTGAGGTAGTGATACCCATGCCTGTCATGTGATGTCATAGTTTATTTACAGTGTGTATGTTGTCCGCTCAATCGTGGATCATTCTCCGTTCAAAAATTTATGTATTTGTGACGGTGAATGGATCAATCTGATTGTTTATTACTTCGATTTTTCTCCGTTTGCTTTTTAAATTATTTGGCCCATCCCAGATGTGCACAGAAGAGGATGGTACCAAATgtgggagatatatatatagCTTGTAAATTGATTTATGAAAAGGTTTGAAATCATATATAGTACTGCTTCTTGATTTTACTTGCTTAATTAAGAATGATTTTCAGGCGGTGATTGTATTTTGCATAGATAGGCCAGCAGCAAAACAATGGTAGAAAATTGTGAACTTGTCATTCAAGACCTTCAGAGTTCAGATATGTCCTACATAATATGGTGTATGAACAAGAGTAGAATTTTGTTACAATTACCCATTCTAATTTTTTCATACTCTCCCCTAAAATGTTAATTTTACCATGACCTCTTGGTCTACTAGTACCACCGTCGCTTCCTTTCGAGATGTAGAGTATTCAAATCTTATTAAAAGCTAAATATGTGTGTCAGATGGCAGTCGGGTCGGATCGGAATCAGAATCCATATTCAAATTCGAAAATTTTattcatacccgaacccgaaaaatacGCAAAAATAaatacccgaacccgatccatcggatttcggatcggattcgggtatacccgaaacccgaaatttt
It contains:
- the LOC141717771 gene encoding uncharacterized protein LOC141717771; the protein is METPSSIRRVTRSQALAASANNSTNIPLSKKVEGTEQGIVKSKQRTGQDRSALFDITNDSPIVGLAMGSLETPSSYVSKRKNCGSISKNAGTPGSGEALLRGQVKTLLQKVEEEAEISKISVNGGIRPFYRGVIIGLPAPTPNNTPQVSNQTGNGSVENKGLASVTSSPVPEEFAFFQVVTEIFEGQKNEESVTRSLLFDFSEKSEGSVDSSSDCTSVLTCDGESGASKVKSATDDDDASIWSIQVNASTKDEEDDDVEDEMYDEEEEEAYDEEEEDYCDDAILDGLCEGLSKVSVNGVEFAGKHTRFVYNSDDELEGEKDCDAGNDDGVLKLKGLPTPKGKHVRFPTED
- the LOC141716664 gene encoding WEB family protein At3g51220-like encodes the protein MEREEGVVVRGNVEIDMRQPFRSVKEAVSLFGERVLVGEIYGSKLKEMQIKATGDQGGEYQSRVREVENELQDSKESLEKAKEEDKLMTYLLKSLKQELEQTKQELEQMKFSREFEKQIIISNDPEVEDEELKFIETIACSTPQADLRKADKEGVSLQRNNNRSVKFPSTPLLAKVIVNRDVVADQGALVTSSPAPNYLKKKSRRKPIGALISAIFSKKKANQEVQIQPPKVFK